From a single Rutidosis leptorrhynchoides isolate AG116_Rl617_1_P2 chromosome 5, CSIRO_AGI_Rlap_v1, whole genome shotgun sequence genomic region:
- the LOC139850152 gene encoding uncharacterized protein — protein sequence MFKTETEALWVKVIRSIHGVCGGLLMDNLSPQSCGVWFNIINAGKDIEDLQVNFKNSFAKILGNGGSTLFWNEHWVGSDKLCNLFPRLYRLELFPDASVKDILGDGGIGSSENWCWRRDIPGRALQEFVELKGLLSSVSINSNRPDSSKWTLATNGLFKVSLLSHAIDDKILNVHSSVQGTLHNYLVPKKIEIFAWRALKKRLLVRLELDKRGIDLHSSRCPVSDEDLESVDHVLVSCKSAKEIWVHIFKWWNVVLNDNLNVTDLLGGDNPATPMSDLGKSIWVAIKWIGAYSIWKNLNNIVFRNKSWSTPVALNEIQTITFDWISDRLKNKKLAWQTWLSNPIVYLNIG from the coding sequence ATGTTTAAAACCGAAACCGAGGCTCTTTGGGTCAAAGTCATCCGAAGTATCCATGGCGTTTGCGGTGGGTTACTTATGGATAATCTGTCGCCTCAGTCTTGTGGGGTTTGGTTTAATATTATCAATGCAGGAAAAGATATTGAAGACTTGCAGGTTAATTTCAAAaattcttttgcaaaaattttagGCAACGGTGGTTCTACGCTTTTTTGGAATGAGCATTGGGTGGGTAGTGACAAGCTGTGTAATCTTTTTCCAAGATTATATAGGTTAGAACTATTCCCTGATGCTTCAGTCAAAGACATATTGGGTGATGGCGGGATCGGGTCGTCAGAAAACTGGTGTTGGAGGCGGGATATTCCTGGTAGAGCATTACAAGAATTCGTCGAGCTAAAGGGTCTACTTTCATCGGTGTCGATTAACAGCAATAGACCAGATTCGTCCAAATGGACACTCGCTACTAACGGGTTGTTTAAAGTCAGCCTTCTTTCTCATGCAATCGATGATAAAATTCTAAATGTTCATTCTTCGGTCCAAGGTACTCTTCATAACTACTTAGTACCGAAAAAAATTGAAATTTTTGCTTGGCGGGCTTTAAAAAAGCGATTGCTCGTAAGATTGGAGCTAGATAAGCGGGGTATAGATCTTCATAGCTCTCGTTGTCCGGTATCTGATGAAGACTTAGAGTCGGTGGATCATGTTCTTGTCTCATGTAAAAGTGCGAAAGAGATTTGGGTTCATATATTCAAGTGGTGGAACGTGGTGTTGAACGACAACCTAAATGTTACTGACTTACTCGGAGGTGATAATCCAGCAACTCCTATGTCGGACTTGGGAAAATCTATTTGGGTAGCAATTAAATGGATTGGGGCGTATTCCATTTGGAAAAACCTTAACAACATCGTATTCCGCAATAAATCTTGGAGTACTCCGGTGGCTCTCAATGAAATACAAACTATAACATTTGATTGGATCTCAGATAGGTTAAAGAACAAGAAGTTGGCTTGGCAAACGTGGCTCTCGAATCCGATTGTCTATCTCAATATTGGTTAA
- the LOC139847929 gene encoding WRKY transcription factor 22-like, with the protein MENWGLQDVIRPKQYHDHHEIHHQQQQQQQQQHHHIHDHDGFGSIDIKKEYDQAYLFCFPDLFDHDHATTSTKENEVLGEDLDQLYKLFYPVGDVNTNHQQHHHDSDLDAQGDIKNSCGSFSTSKISQPAPKLKKRKNQQKRVVVQVTSDGLSSDPWAWRKYGQKPIKGSIYPRSYYRCSSSKGCLARRQVEQSCTDSSIYILTYTADHNHAQPTRRNSLAGINRNRFKATPKSPTNSDSSKSVAKSKDDSPFQSPTTHSASSIDDEVIQQSNIKQETMCYNNYDYDTMISGINDDDCMAFGDDFFEGLEDLGDYKMDSSFYNSSNKQFPRVFA; encoded by the exons ATGGAAAATTGGGGTTTACAAGATGTGATTAGACCTAAACAATATCATGATCATCATGAAATTCATCAtcaacagcagcaacaacaacaacaacaacatcatcatatTCATGATCATGATGGGTTTGGATCCATTGATATTAAGAAAGAATATGATCAAGCTTATCTCTTTTGTTTCCCTGATCTTTTTGATCATGATCATGCAACTACAAGCACCAAGGAAAATGAAGTTCTTGGAGAGGATCTAGACCAACTCTACAAGCTGTTTTATCCTGTTGGTGATGTTAACACCAATCATCAACAGCATCATCATGATTCTGATTTAGATGCTCAAGGAGATATCAAGAATTCATGTGGTTCTTTTTCTACTTCAAAGATCTCTCAACCGGCACCCAAGCTTAAAAaaag GAAAAATCAACAAAAGAGGGTGGTGGTTCAAGTAACATCCGATGGGTTGTCATCCGATCCATGGGCATGGCGAAAATATGGTCAAAAACCGATCAAAGGCTCCATCTATCCTAG AAGCTATTATAGATGTAGTAGTTCAAAAGGTTGTTTGGCAAGGAGACAAGTTGAACAAAGTTGCACCGATTCAAGCATCTACATTTTAACCTACACCGCGGATCACAACCACGCACAACCAACTCGTAGAAACTCGTTGGCAGGAATCAATCGCAACCGATTCAAGGCTACCCCAAAGAGTCCTACCAATAGCGATAGTAGTAAAAGCGTCGCAAAATCAAAAGATGACTCGCCTTTTCAGTCTCCGACTACTCATTCGGCTTCATCTATTGATGATGAAGTTATCCAACAATCAAACATCAAACAAGAGACGATGTGTTACAATAATTATGACTATGACACGATGATTTCTGGAATAAATGATGACGATTGTATGGCTTTTGGCGACGATTTCTTTGAGGGTTTGGAGGATTTAGGAGACTATAAAATGGACTCATCCTTTTACAATTCCTCAAACAAGCAATTTCCGCGTGTGTTTGCTTAG